A region from the Polyangiaceae bacterium genome encodes:
- a CDS encoding inositol phosphorylceramide synthase, translated as MRLWRHMRGLWPRHTLLPPLIFVVAAVVAYVRGVLRWDHIAIVVLVAALAYTNRTTKRLCIGLYPIGLVAVLYDAMKSIQNVGVTPERVHLCGLRATEIRWFGITMDGSRTTVHDWLQAHATLPLDVLCSIPYGTFIFASLAAAVYLYFRDFAAMQRFMWTFFLMNVMGFLTYHLYPAAPPWYYHAHGCTVDMLARPSEGPNLARVDQFLGVHYFAAMYGRSSDVFGAIPSLHVAYPLLIALETWRHVSRPLRVTTVAYSVLMAFAAIYLDHHWIIDALVGVAYCLIAVLVVRSVQRWHATNLAKESRLSGTHGAEWGESASESK; from the coding sequence ATGCGCCTTTGGCGGCACATGCGCGGGCTGTGGCCGCGCCATACGCTGCTGCCGCCACTCATCTTCGTGGTGGCGGCCGTCGTGGCGTATGTGCGCGGCGTGCTTCGCTGGGACCACATCGCCATCGTCGTCCTGGTAGCTGCGCTCGCATACACCAACCGCACCACGAAGCGGCTGTGCATCGGCCTCTATCCCATCGGGTTGGTGGCGGTGCTCTACGATGCCATGAAGAGCATCCAGAACGTCGGTGTGACGCCCGAGCGGGTACATCTGTGTGGTCTGCGCGCCACCGAGATCCGATGGTTCGGGATCACCATGGACGGTTCGCGCACGACCGTGCACGATTGGCTGCAGGCCCACGCGACGCTGCCTCTGGACGTGCTGTGCTCCATTCCCTACGGCACGTTCATCTTCGCGTCGCTCGCCGCCGCCGTGTACCTGTACTTCCGAGATTTCGCGGCCATGCAGCGCTTCATGTGGACGTTCTTCCTGATGAACGTGATGGGCTTCCTGACCTATCATCTGTATCCGGCCGCGCCGCCTTGGTACTACCACGCGCACGGGTGTACGGTGGACATGCTGGCGCGCCCGAGCGAAGGGCCGAACCTCGCTCGTGTGGACCAGTTCCTGGGCGTTCACTACTTTGCCGCGATGTACGGGCGCTCGAGCGACGTGTTCGGCGCGATTCCTTCGCTGCACGTCGCATACCCACTGCTCATTGCTCTGGAAACGTGGCGCCACGTGAGTCGGCCGCTTCGCGTAACCACCGTCGCGTACTCCGTCTTGATGGCCTTTGCGGCGATCTACCTCGACCACCACTGGATCATCGACGCACTCGTCGGCGTCGCGTACTGCCTCATTGCCGTTCTGGTGGTGCGCAGCGTTCAGCGCTGGCATGCGACCAATCTCGCGAAGGAATCTCGACTCTCGGGCACTCATGGAGCCGAGTGGGGAGAAAGCGCCAGCGAATCGAAATGA